ATTCGTCCTAACAATGGAATTAAGACAAGTTTAAAGATGGTAAACAAGATTCTTAATTCTGATCAGTACGATTATGCTCTTGTTGCATTCGATTCAAAAGAAAAAACTGATCGGGCTAAAATCTACGAAGGTTATAAAGCAACAAGAAAAAAACCTGTTGAAGGTTTAATTGAACAATTAGTTGCACTTCAAGATGGTTTTAAATATCTTGGTTTAAGTGTTTTAGCTTCACCAGGTATTGAAGCTGATGATTTAGTTGGTTCGTTTAGCACGCTTGCTAATAAAGATCAAATTACTTGTCATATCTACACATCTGATCAAGATATCTTTCAATTAGTTAATGAATATAATGTTGTACATCAATTTGTTAAGGGAGTAACTGTTTTTAACAGGATTGATGAATCTAATTTTCATGAACACTTTCATGATTTAAAACCAAGAGATGTAATTGAATATAAAGCGTTAGTAGGTGATAGTTCAGATAATATTCCAGGTGTAAAAGGGATCGGGTCAAAAACAGCTGTTCAATTAATCAAAGATTATCAAAATATTGATAATATTTATGCTAATGTTGATCGACTTAAACGAAGTGTTGCAGACAAATTGATTGCTGATAAAGCTAATTGTTATCTTTCTAAAGAGTTAGCAACAATTAGAACTGATTGTTTAATTGATCAAGATATCAATAACTTTAAACTTAAACCACTTGATACACAAAACTATCTTGCGTTTTGTGAGTATTATAAGATTAGTCATTTAGATTAGGTAAGAGATTATGCCAGAACTACCAGAAGTCCAAACGGTGATTAATTATCTTAAAACTAAGATTATTAATCACAAGATTGAAGATGTAATTGTTAACGCACTTAAAGTGTTAAAAAACAGTACTCC
The Mycoplasma tullyi genome window above contains:
- a CDS encoding 5'-3' exonuclease, with protein sequence MSSTKKALIIDGNSLVFRAFYATLGMYDYAVKNDIRPNNGIKTSLKMVNKILNSDQYDYALVAFDSKEKTDRAKIYEGYKATRKKPVEGLIEQLVALQDGFKYLGLSVLASPGIEADDLVGSFSTLANKDQITCHIYTSDQDIFQLVNEYNVVHQFVKGVTVFNRIDESNFHEHFHDLKPRDVIEYKALVGDSSDNIPGVKGIGSKTAVQLIKDYQNIDNIYANVDRLKRSVADKLIADKANCYLSKELATIRTDCLIDQDINNFKLKPLDTQNYLAFCEYYKISHLD